The Amycolatopsis mongoliensis genome includes a window with the following:
- a CDS encoding sugar phosphate isomerase/epimerase family protein — protein MARPLTLFTGQWADLPFEEVCELASGWGYEGLEIACWGDHFEVDRAVAEDGYVQAKLATLAKYDLKVWAISNHLLGQAVCDHPIDERHEAILPARIWGDGEPEGVRQRAAEEMKTTARAAAKLGVSTVVGFTGSSIWHTVAMFPPVPPSMIERGYADFAARWNPILDVFDEVGVRFAHEVHPSEIAYDYWSTVRTLEAIGHREAFGLNFDPSHFVWQDLDPAGFLWDFKDRIYHVDCKEARKQLNGRNGRLGSHLPWADPRRGWDFVSTGHGDVPWEDVFRMLNAIGYDGPISIEWEDAGMDRLIGAPEALEFVRKLNFTPPTAAFDAAFSSKP, from the coding sequence ATGGCACGACCGTTGACCCTGTTCACCGGGCAGTGGGCCGATCTGCCGTTCGAGGAGGTGTGCGAGCTGGCGAGCGGCTGGGGCTACGAAGGCCTCGAAATCGCCTGCTGGGGTGACCACTTCGAAGTGGATCGAGCGGTGGCGGAAGACGGCTATGTCCAGGCGAAGCTGGCGACACTGGCCAAGTACGACCTCAAGGTGTGGGCGATCTCGAACCACCTGCTCGGCCAGGCCGTCTGCGACCACCCGATCGACGAGCGGCACGAGGCCATCCTGCCGGCCCGGATCTGGGGCGACGGCGAGCCCGAGGGCGTCCGGCAGCGGGCGGCGGAGGAGATGAAGACCACCGCCCGCGCCGCGGCGAAGCTCGGAGTGTCCACTGTGGTCGGCTTCACCGGGTCGTCGATCTGGCACACGGTGGCGATGTTCCCGCCGGTGCCGCCGTCGATGATCGAACGCGGGTACGCCGACTTCGCCGCCCGCTGGAACCCGATCCTGGACGTGTTCGACGAGGTCGGCGTGCGCTTCGCCCACGAGGTGCACCCGAGCGAGATCGCCTACGACTACTGGAGCACGGTCCGGACGCTCGAGGCGATCGGCCACCGCGAGGCGTTCGGGCTGAACTTCGACCCGTCGCACTTCGTCTGGCAGGACCTCGACCCGGCCGGGTTCCTGTGGGACTTCAAGGACCGCATCTACCACGTCGACTGCAAGGAGGCCCGCAAGCAGCTCAACGGCCGCAACGGCCGGCTCGGCTCCCACCTGCCCTGGGCCGACCCGCGCCGCGGCTGGGACTTCGTGTCCACCGGCCACGGAGACGTCCCCTGGGAGGACGTCTTCCGGATGCTCAACGCCATCGGTTACGACGGCCCGATCTCCATCGAGTGGGAGGACGCGGGCATGGACCGGCTCATCGGCGCTCCCGAAGCGCTCGAGTTCGTCCGCAAGCTCAACTTCACCCCACCCACGGCGGCGTTCGACGCCGCCTTCTCCTCGAAACCGTAA
- a CDS encoding nucleotide pyrophosphatase/phosphodiesterase family protein, translating into MSLLVLDVVGLTPRLLPHMPNLRRMAEPGFTAQLDTVFPAVTCSVQSTFLTGLQPAEHGIVGNGWYFRDLGEILLWRQHNKLVQGDKFWDAARRAQAGHKVANVCWWYAMGMDVDLTVTPRPIYHADGKKSPDAYTHPPQLHDRLVGALGEFPLFTYWGPTAAITSSKWIIAAAQKIMAEDQPDTTLVYLPHLDYDLQRFGPDAPQAEAAAREIDTALKPLLDFAAAGGHTVVALSEYGITNASRPVDINRALRREGLLSVYVQAGMEYLDPWTSRAFAVADHQVAHVYVADPADIPRVRDIVAGLSGVDVVLDRPGQASIGIDHQRAGELVAIAEPDAWFTYYYWLDDDRAPDFAKTVEIHRKPGYDPAELFFDPDDPAVKLKAASALVRKKLGLRYSMQVVPLDPTPVRGSHGRLPDSPEDGPVLLCSDPALAREKIHATEVKDLLLAAVRTE; encoded by the coding sequence ATGAGTTTGCTGGTCCTCGACGTCGTCGGCCTGACGCCTCGGCTGCTCCCGCACATGCCCAACCTGCGCAGGATGGCCGAGCCCGGCTTCACCGCGCAGCTCGACACGGTGTTCCCGGCGGTGACCTGCTCGGTGCAGTCGACCTTCCTCACCGGGCTGCAGCCGGCCGAGCACGGCATCGTCGGCAACGGCTGGTACTTCCGCGACCTCGGCGAGATCCTCCTCTGGCGCCAGCACAACAAGCTGGTCCAGGGCGACAAGTTCTGGGACGCCGCCCGCCGCGCGCAGGCCGGCCACAAGGTCGCCAACGTCTGCTGGTGGTACGCGATGGGCATGGACGTCGACCTCACGGTGACCCCGCGGCCGATCTACCACGCCGACGGCAAGAAGTCCCCGGACGCCTACACCCACCCGCCGCAGCTGCACGACCGGCTCGTCGGCGCGCTCGGCGAGTTCCCGCTGTTCACCTACTGGGGGCCGACGGCGGCGATCACGTCGTCGAAGTGGATCATCGCCGCGGCGCAGAAGATCATGGCGGAAGACCAGCCGGACACCACGCTCGTCTACCTCCCGCACCTGGACTACGACCTGCAGCGTTTCGGCCCGGACGCGCCCCAGGCCGAAGCTGCCGCGCGCGAGATCGACACCGCGTTGAAGCCCTTGCTGGACTTCGCGGCCGCCGGCGGGCACACCGTCGTCGCGCTCTCGGAGTACGGCATCACCAACGCGAGCCGGCCGGTGGACATCAACCGGGCGCTGCGTCGCGAGGGCCTGCTCAGCGTGTACGTCCAGGCCGGCATGGAGTACCTGGACCCGTGGACGTCAAGGGCGTTCGCGGTGGCGGACCACCAGGTCGCGCACGTCTACGTAGCCGACCCCGCCGACATCCCGCGGGTGCGGGACATCGTCGCCGGACTGTCCGGTGTGGACGTCGTCCTGGATCGTCCGGGGCAGGCGAGCATCGGGATCGACCACCAACGCGCGGGCGAACTGGTCGCGATCGCGGAGCCGGACGCGTGGTTCACGTACTACTACTGGCTCGACGACGACCGCGCGCCGGACTTCGCGAAGACCGTCGAGATCCACCGCAAGCCCGGCTACGACCCGGCCGAGCTGTTCTTCGACCCGGACGATCCGGCGGTGAAGCTGAAGGCGGCGTCCGCGCTCGTCCGCAAGAAACTCGGTCTGCGCTACTCGATGCAGGTCGTCCCGCTCGACCCCACGCCGGTGCGCGGCAGCCACGGGCGCCTGCCCGACTCTCCCGAAGACGGGCCTGTGCTGCTGTGCTCCGATCCGGCGCTCGCGCGCGAAAAGATCCACGCCACCGAAGTCAAGGATCTGCTGCTAGCGGCGGTCCGTACCGAGTAG
- the eboE gene encoding metabolite traffic protein EboE — MRFRHPDGTPVHLAYCTNVHQAEDLAGVLTQLARFGEPVRERLGVDRLGLGLWLARPVASELVADPAAVSRLRGELAARGLEVVTLNGFPYQGFHDPVVKHKVYRPDWSTPERTQYTLDLARLLAELMPEDAVRGSVSTLPLGWRTEWRDDGGQLELLAKGLARQDRPVRVAFEPEPGCVIETTTQAAALLSEVDKNWLGVCLDTCHLAVGFEDPGAALGRLAAAGLDVVKLQASAALEAASPADPATRKALESFVEPRFLHQSNESAPPGADDLDLALAGGLPGEAPWRVHFHVPLHADPAPPLTSTRPVLAATLAELFGGATARTDHVEVETYTWQVLPDAPADDAGLVAGIAAELDWARRSLIELGLEEVTE, encoded by the coding sequence GTGAGGTTCCGGCACCCCGACGGCACGCCCGTCCACCTCGCCTACTGCACCAACGTGCACCAGGCCGAGGACCTCGCCGGTGTGCTCACCCAGCTGGCCCGCTTCGGCGAGCCGGTCCGGGAACGGCTGGGGGTGGACCGGCTGGGGCTCGGCCTGTGGCTGGCCCGCCCGGTGGCGAGCGAGCTGGTCGCCGACCCGGCGGCGGTCTCGCGGCTCCGCGGCGAACTGGCCGCGCGCGGCCTGGAGGTCGTCACCCTCAACGGGTTCCCCTACCAGGGCTTCCACGACCCGGTCGTCAAGCACAAGGTGTACCGGCCGGACTGGTCGACGCCCGAGCGGACGCAGTACACCCTCGACCTGGCTCGGCTGCTCGCCGAGCTGATGCCGGAGGACGCCGTCCGCGGCAGCGTCTCGACGTTGCCGCTGGGGTGGCGCACGGAGTGGCGGGACGACGGTGGCCAGCTCGAACTGCTGGCCAAGGGGCTGGCCAGGCAGGACCGTCCGGTCCGCGTGGCGTTCGAGCCCGAGCCCGGCTGCGTCATCGAGACGACGACGCAGGCGGCCGCGTTGCTGTCCGAAGTGGACAAGAATTGGCTCGGCGTCTGCCTCGACACCTGTCACCTCGCGGTCGGGTTCGAGGACCCCGGCGCCGCGCTCGGGCGGTTGGCGGCCGCCGGGCTCGACGTCGTCAAGCTCCAGGCGTCGGCGGCACTGGAAGCCGCGAGCCCCGCTGATCCCGCGACCCGGAAGGCCCTGGAATCGTTCGTGGAACCGCGGTTCCTGCACCAGAGCAACGAAAGCGCTCCACCGGGCGCCGACGACCTGGACCTCGCGTTGGCCGGGGGACTGCCCGGCGAGGCGCCGTGGCGGGTGCACTTCCACGTGCCGCTGCACGCCGACCCGGCGCCGCCGCTGACCTCGACCCGGCCGGTGCTGGCCGCGACCTTGGCCGAGCTGTTCGGCGGCGCGACCGCGCGCACCGACCACGTCGAGGTCGAGACCTACACCTGGCAGGTGCTCCCGGACGCACCCGCCGACGACGCCGGGCTCGTCGCGGGCATCGCCGCCGAGCTCGACTGGGCGCGGCGTTCCTTGATCGAACTGGGCTTGGAAGAGGTTACGGAATGA
- a CDS encoding TatD family hydrolase has translation MRIFDPHIHMSSRTTDDYAAMHAAGVRALVEPAFWLGQPRTNVGSFTDYFDALVGWEPFRASQFGIAHHCTIALNPKEANDPRCAPVLDLLPRYLEKDGVVAVGEIGYDSMTAEEDEAFAAQLALAIDHDLPALVHTPHRDKAAGTERSIAVVRESGIAPERVVLDHLNEMTVAMVKESGSWMGFSIYPDTKMDEERMVAILREYGTEKVLVNSAADWGKSDPLKTRRTGDAMLAAGFTEDDVDRVLWRNPVEFYGQSGRLDLEPDTAPAEFAGNSILRGARK, from the coding sequence ATGCGCATCTTCGACCCGCACATCCACATGAGCTCCCGCACCACCGACGACTACGCGGCCATGCACGCCGCCGGCGTCCGCGCGCTCGTCGAGCCGGCGTTCTGGCTGGGCCAGCCCCGCACGAACGTCGGCAGTTTCACCGACTACTTCGACGCGCTCGTCGGCTGGGAACCGTTCCGCGCGAGCCAGTTCGGCATCGCCCACCACTGCACGATCGCGCTGAACCCCAAGGAGGCCAACGACCCGCGGTGCGCGCCGGTGCTGGACCTCCTGCCGCGCTATCTGGAGAAGGACGGCGTGGTCGCGGTCGGCGAGATCGGCTACGACTCGATGACCGCGGAGGAGGACGAGGCGTTCGCCGCGCAGCTCGCGCTGGCGATCGACCACGACCTGCCCGCCCTCGTGCACACCCCGCACCGCGACAAGGCCGCCGGGACCGAGCGCAGCATCGCCGTCGTCCGCGAGTCGGGGATCGCACCCGAGCGCGTGGTGCTCGACCACCTCAACGAGATGACCGTCGCGATGGTCAAGGAGTCGGGCTCCTGGATGGGGTTCTCGATCTACCCGGACACGAAGATGGACGAAGAGCGGATGGTGGCCATCCTGCGCGAATACGGGACCGAAAAGGTGCTGGTGAACTCGGCCGCCGACTGGGGCAAGAGCGACCCGCTCAAGACCCGCAGGACCGGCGACGCGATGCTGGCCGCCGGGTTCACCGAGGACGACGTCGACCGGGTGCTGTGGCGCAACCCCGTCGAGTTCTACGGCCAGAGCGGGCGGCTCGACCTCGAGCCGGACACCGCGCCTGCCGAGTTCGCGGGCAACTCGATCCTGCGAGGTGCGCGCAAGTGA
- a CDS encoding EboA domain-containing protein — translation MNAWLDEALSKVATDATALRTLFPGVGRRVGRGPSDTPGWTVDDVARVRLLQAAPGAAAEMPDLYRYGDAAEKRAVLRGLSVVDTGAAGLDLVADALRTNDPRLVTAAMGEYAAAHLDDAAYRHGVLKCVFMGIPLAEVAGLDRRTDDELLRMMRSFAAERTAAGRDVPADLLPLLTEQDA, via the coding sequence GTGAACGCCTGGCTCGACGAAGCCCTGAGCAAGGTCGCCACCGACGCGACGGCGTTGCGCACGCTGTTCCCCGGCGTCGGCCGCCGCGTCGGCCGCGGTCCGTCGGACACGCCGGGGTGGACGGTCGACGACGTCGCTCGCGTCCGGCTGCTCCAGGCCGCACCCGGTGCGGCCGCCGAGATGCCCGACCTCTACCGCTACGGCGACGCCGCCGAAAAACGGGCCGTCCTCCGTGGACTGTCCGTTGTGGACACAGGAGCTGCCGGGCTCGACCTGGTCGCCGACGCGCTGCGGACCAACGACCCCCGGCTCGTCACCGCCGCGATGGGGGAGTACGCCGCCGCCCACCTGGACGACGCGGCCTACCGCCACGGCGTCCTCAAGTGCGTCTTCATGGGCATCCCCCTGGCCGAGGTGGCCGGGCTGGACCGCCGGACCGACGACGAGCTGCTGCGGATGATGCGGTCGTTCGCCGCCGAGCGCACCGCCGCGGGCCGCGACGTGCCCGCCGACCTCCTCCCGCTGCTGACCGAACAGGACGCCTGA
- a CDS encoding sugar phosphate isomerase/epimerase family protein, translating into MRFGYGTNGFANHRLGDALRVLADLGYDGVALTLDHQHLDPFGPDLARRAAEVAADLDRLGLAVVVETGARFLLDPWRKHSPTFLDPDRAVRIEFLTRAVEIAADLGAEAVSFWSGTKPAELPAEDAWTQLADGCADVLKAADEHDVKLGFEPEPGMLVEDLDGYFELARRLGDPERFGLTLDIGHCRCNESASVPDCVRRALPRLVNVQIDDMRRGTHEHLEFGRGEIDFPPVLEALSPYRGLVAVELPRDSHAAPRIARESLEFLRKAVTA; encoded by the coding sequence ATGAGGTTCGGGTACGGCACCAACGGCTTCGCCAACCACCGCCTCGGCGACGCCCTGCGCGTCCTCGCGGACCTGGGCTACGACGGCGTCGCGCTGACCCTCGACCACCAGCACCTCGACCCGTTCGGGCCGGATCTCGCCCGCCGCGCCGCCGAAGTCGCCGCGGACCTCGATCGGCTCGGGCTGGCCGTCGTCGTCGAGACGGGGGCCCGGTTCCTGCTGGACCCGTGGCGCAAGCACTCGCCGACGTTCCTCGACCCCGACCGGGCCGTGCGCATCGAGTTCCTGACCCGGGCGGTCGAGATCGCCGCGGACCTCGGGGCGGAAGCGGTTTCCTTCTGGAGCGGGACCAAGCCCGCCGAGCTTCCCGCCGAGGACGCCTGGACACAGCTGGCCGACGGGTGTGCCGACGTGCTCAAGGCGGCCGACGAGCACGACGTCAAGCTCGGCTTCGAGCCGGAGCCGGGGATGCTCGTCGAGGACCTCGACGGCTATTTCGAGCTGGCCCGGCGCCTGGGTGACCCGGAGCGGTTCGGCCTGACACTGGACATCGGGCACTGCCGCTGCAACGAGTCCGCGTCGGTGCCCGACTGCGTCCGGCGGGCGCTGCCGCGGCTGGTGAACGTCCAGATCGACGACATGCGCCGCGGCACCCACGAGCACCTGGAGTTCGGGCGGGGCGAGATCGACTTCCCGCCCGTGCTGGAAGCGCTGTCGCCGTACCGCGGGCTGGTCGCGGTGGAACTGCCGCGGGACAGCCACGCAGCCCCGCGGATCGCGCGGGAGTCCCTGGAGTTCCTGCGGAAGGCGGTGACGGCGTGA
- a CDS encoding SCO3242 family prenyltransferase — protein MKALVELVRAPAALTVPGDAVAGAAASGWPFGRRTLALTGASVCLYWAGMALNDYTDRYLDAMERPERPIPSGRVKPGTALGVATGLTAGGLGIAAAAGGKRALRVALPLAATVWAYDFVLKETVFGPAAMAAARALDVLLGAGGARAAVPAALTVGAHTYAVTTLSRSEVDGAKPALPAATLAATAGVRVAAGRVGPLASALLGAYAVTTGRAQYDAVRDPAAPKIRRAVGAGIHGMIPLQAGLIARTGAWRSALAVAAAFPIARALSRKVSPT, from the coding sequence GTGAAGGCGCTCGTCGAACTCGTCCGCGCGCCCGCGGCGCTGACCGTGCCCGGGGACGCCGTCGCCGGGGCCGCCGCCTCGGGCTGGCCGTTCGGCCGCCGGACGCTGGCTCTGACCGGCGCGTCCGTCTGCCTCTACTGGGCGGGCATGGCGCTCAACGACTACACCGACCGCTACCTCGACGCGATGGAACGGCCCGAGCGGCCGATCCCGTCCGGCCGGGTCAAGCCGGGCACCGCGCTCGGCGTCGCCACCGGGCTGACCGCGGGCGGGCTGGGCATCGCCGCGGCCGCCGGCGGGAAACGGGCGCTGCGCGTCGCCCTGCCGCTGGCCGCGACGGTCTGGGCGTACGACTTCGTGCTCAAGGAGACCGTGTTCGGACCGGCCGCGATGGCCGCGGCCCGCGCGCTCGACGTCCTGCTCGGCGCGGGCGGCGCTCGCGCGGCCGTGCCCGCGGCGCTGACCGTCGGGGCCCACACCTACGCGGTGACGACGTTGTCAAGGTCCGAAGTGGACGGTGCCAAGCCCGCCCTGCCGGCGGCCACCCTCGCCGCCACGGCCGGGGTGCGCGTCGCCGCCGGCCGCGTCGGCCCGCTGGCCTCGGCGCTGCTCGGGGCGTACGCGGTGACCACCGGGCGGGCGCAGTACGACGCCGTCCGCGACCCGGCCGCGCCGAAGATCCGGCGGGCGGTCGGCGCGGGCATCCACGGCATGATCCCGCTGCAGGCCGGGCTGATCGCCCGCACCGGGGCGTGGCGCTCGGCGCTGGCCGTCGCCGCCGCGTTCCCGATCGCGCGGGCGCTGAGCCGGAAGGTGTCGCCGACATGA
- a CDS encoding inositol-3-phosphate synthase, whose amino-acid sequence MGKIGVWLIGARGSVATTAVAGAAAMRAGLAARTGCVTELPDFAGAALPGLGDLVFGGHDVVGTPLVKRADQLAAAGVLPATLPGPVTAELEAAESRLRPAPSGGGRPAVDRIVADLTEFREGLDHVVVLNVSSTEPPCAPHPAHASLAALEDALEVLPPSALYAYAAFRAGCGFVDFTPSTGARLPALDELARAAGQPYAGRDGKTGETLLRSVLAPMFAQRALNVLSWSGTNLLGGGDGATLTDPGAASSKNASKQQVLAQNLGREVDGEVHIDYVPALGDWKTAWDHVLFEGFLGTRMTLQLTWQGCDSALAAPLVLDLARLTGKACRDGVAGPVAEFGFFFKDPVGDGPHDLASQYAALREWANR is encoded by the coding sequence ATGGGGAAGATCGGTGTCTGGCTGATCGGAGCCCGCGGATCGGTGGCCACCACGGCCGTCGCCGGGGCCGCCGCGATGCGGGCGGGACTCGCCGCGCGCACGGGGTGCGTGACCGAGCTGCCGGACTTCGCCGGGGCGGCGCTGCCCGGCTTGGGGGACCTGGTCTTCGGAGGCCACGACGTCGTCGGCACGCCGCTGGTCAAGCGGGCGGACCAGCTGGCGGCGGCGGGGGTGCTGCCGGCCACGCTGCCCGGCCCGGTCACGGCCGAGCTGGAAGCGGCCGAATCCCGGCTCCGCCCGGCGCCGTCCGGCGGCGGGCGCCCGGCGGTCGATCGGATCGTCGCGGACCTGACCGAGTTCCGCGAGGGTCTGGACCACGTCGTCGTGCTCAACGTCTCCTCCACCGAACCGCCCTGCGCGCCGCACCCGGCGCACGCGTCGCTGGCCGCGTTGGAGGATGCGCTGGAAGTCCTGCCGCCCAGCGCCTTGTACGCCTACGCCGCGTTCCGCGCGGGCTGTGGCTTTGTCGACTTCACCCCGTCCACCGGCGCGCGGCTGCCCGCGCTCGACGAACTGGCCCGCGCTGCCGGGCAGCCCTACGCGGGCCGCGACGGCAAGACCGGCGAGACGCTGCTGCGGTCGGTGCTCGCGCCGATGTTCGCCCAGCGCGCGCTGAACGTCCTGTCCTGGTCGGGCACGAACCTGCTCGGTGGCGGGGACGGTGCCACGCTCACCGACCCCGGCGCGGCGTCGAGCAAGAACGCGTCGAAGCAGCAGGTGCTTGCGCAGAACCTCGGCCGGGAGGTCGACGGGGAAGTGCACATCGACTACGTCCCGGCGCTCGGCGACTGGAAGACCGCCTGGGACCACGTGCTGTTCGAAGGTTTCCTCGGCACGCGCATGACGCTGCAGCTCACCTGGCAGGGCTGCGACTCCGCGCTCGCCGCGCCGCTGGTGCTCGACCTGGCCCGGCTGACCGGCAAGGCGTGCCGCGACGGCGTCGCCGGCCCGGTGGCCGAGTTCGGGTTCTTCTTCAAGGATCCCGTCGGCGACGGCCCGCACGACCTCGCGTCGCAGTACGCGGCCCTGCGTGAGTGGGCGAACCGGTGA
- a CDS encoding ROK family transcriptional regulator — MDSSFSLKPVRPADQAAVRRSNLALVLRHLRDAGPRSRAAIAADTGLNKGTVSSLVSELVERGLAREGERERAGAVGRPGTIVELDGRGVGGIGVEINVDYLTALALDLTGTVLFEQRVALDVQALPVAKVLDAGAELTARALRECRRLGVVPAGVTVGIPALVDVTSGTVAFAPNLHWTDVPVVRGITERLTRRLGPPSFPIRTANDANLGALGEYAMGSVAGTADLVYLTGEIGVGGGVISGGRLLGGAEGFSGEVGHIQVDPGGRVCGCGRRGCWETLVGLAGMLRLAASPADPVHDPSLDLEQRLDMIRRRAQLKDKRTLDALAQVGTGLGVGAAVLVNVFNPRVVLLGGYFAQLGPYLLGPMMTELEARVIAPRIGGCRVELSWLGFSAAARGGAHVALQAVFDDPALVPVQAERDSG; from the coding sequence GTGGACTCCTCCTTTTCGCTCAAACCGGTGCGCCCGGCCGACCAGGCCGCCGTCCGCCGGAGCAACCTGGCGCTGGTGCTGCGGCACCTGCGGGATGCGGGACCCCGCTCGCGGGCGGCGATCGCCGCGGACACCGGGCTGAACAAGGGGACCGTCTCGAGCCTCGTTTCGGAACTCGTCGAGCGCGGGCTGGCGCGGGAAGGCGAGCGCGAACGCGCCGGCGCGGTCGGGCGCCCGGGCACGATCGTCGAGCTGGACGGCCGCGGCGTCGGCGGCATCGGCGTCGAGATCAACGTCGACTACCTGACCGCGCTCGCCCTCGACCTCACCGGCACCGTGCTCTTCGAACAGCGCGTGGCGCTCGACGTCCAAGCCCTTCCGGTGGCGAAGGTGCTCGACGCGGGCGCGGAGCTGACCGCGCGTGCGCTGCGGGAGTGCCGGCGGCTCGGGGTCGTGCCGGCCGGCGTGACCGTCGGCATCCCGGCGCTGGTCGACGTCACGAGCGGCACCGTCGCCTTCGCGCCGAACCTGCACTGGACCGACGTCCCGGTGGTCCGCGGCATCACCGAGCGGCTGACCCGGCGGCTCGGGCCGCCGTCGTTCCCGATCCGCACGGCCAACGACGCGAACCTCGGCGCGCTCGGCGAGTACGCGATGGGCAGCGTCGCCGGGACCGCCGATCTGGTGTACCTGACCGGCGAGATCGGCGTCGGCGGCGGCGTGATCTCCGGAGGACGGCTGCTCGGTGGTGCGGAAGGGTTTTCCGGAGAGGTCGGGCACATCCAGGTCGATCCCGGGGGCCGCGTCTGCGGGTGCGGGCGCCGCGGCTGCTGGGAGACGCTCGTCGGGCTGGCCGGGATGCTGCGGCTCGCCGCGTCGCCGGCCGACCCGGTGCACGACCCGTCGCTCGACCTCGAACAGCGGCTCGACATGATCCGCCGCCGCGCCCAGCTGAAGGACAAGCGGACCCTCGACGCGCTCGCGCAGGTCGGCACCGGCCTCGGCGTCGGCGCGGCCGTGCTGGTCAACGTCTTCAACCCGCGCGTGGTGCTGCTCGGCGGCTACTTCGCCCAGCTGGGCCCGTACCTGCTGGGCCCGATGATGACCGAGCTGGAGGCCCGGGTGATCGCCCCTCGCATCGGGGGCTGCCGCGTCGAGCTGTCCTGGCTCGGGTTCTCCGCGGCCGCGCGCGGCGGGGCGCACGTCGCGCTGCAGGCGGTGTTCGACGACCCGGCGCTGGTGCCGGTGCAGGCGGAAAGGGACAGCGGATGA
- a CDS encoding MarR family winged helix-turn-helix transcriptional regulator — MSLDDDAVEARAQGWRTLAALHARIEDRLQRALERDHELSVSEYSVLDALARQDGFHLRMNQLANAVVLSQSATTRLVTRLEGRGLLARYLCADDRRGIYTEVTPAGQTLLTAARPTHDTALAEALAEAESLPELAPLVAALGTLTFTP, encoded by the coding sequence GTGTCACTGGACGACGACGCCGTCGAAGCCCGCGCGCAGGGCTGGCGCACGCTGGCCGCGCTGCACGCGCGGATCGAGGACAGGCTGCAGCGCGCGCTCGAGCGCGACCACGAACTGTCGGTGAGCGAGTACAGCGTGCTCGACGCGCTGGCCCGCCAGGACGGCTTCCACCTCCGGATGAACCAGCTCGCCAACGCGGTGGTGCTGAGCCAGTCGGCGACCACCCGGCTGGTCACGCGGCTGGAGGGCCGCGGGCTGCTGGCCCGCTACCTCTGCGCGGACGACCGCCGGGGCATCTACACGGAGGTGACGCCGGCGGGCCAGACGCTGCTGACGGCGGCGCGTCCGACCCACGACACGGCACTGGCGGAAGCCCTCGCCGAAGCCGAGTCCTTGCCGGAACTGGCACCGTTGGTCGCCGCGCTCGGCACCCTCACCTTCACCCCCTGA
- a CDS encoding MFS transporter, with translation MPAALLALAISAFGIGTTEFVIMGLLPEVAADFGVSIPSAGLLISGYALGVVVGAPVLTALASRVPRKTVLVALMGLFIAGNVLSALAPSYGLLMTGRVVAALSHGAFFGVGSVVAASLVAPAKQASAIALMFTGLTVANVLGVPAGTALGQAFGWRSTFWVVSALGVIGAIGILALVPHQEPHPDAGLRGELAVFRRPQVWLALAMTALGFAGVFASFTYIAPMMTEVAGFSGGAVTWLLVLFGAGLFAGNLLGGKAADRKLMPSLYVILAALALVLVAFVFTAHAKVPAAITIALFGAAGFATVPPLQARVMAKAEGAPALASAANIAAFNLGNAGGAWLGGQAIGAGLGYTAPNWIGAVLAAAGLAVALVSGLLDRKAPASFEAGERVPAR, from the coding sequence ATGCCCGCCGCTCTGCTCGCCCTCGCGATCAGCGCTTTCGGGATCGGCACCACCGAGTTCGTGATCATGGGCCTGCTGCCCGAGGTCGCGGCCGACTTCGGCGTCTCGATCCCGTCCGCAGGCCTGCTCATCTCCGGCTACGCGCTCGGCGTCGTCGTCGGTGCCCCCGTGCTCACCGCGCTCGCCTCGCGGGTCCCGCGCAAGACCGTGCTGGTCGCGCTCATGGGCCTGTTCATCGCGGGCAACGTGCTCTCGGCGCTGGCCCCGAGCTACGGCCTGCTGATGACCGGCCGGGTGGTCGCGGCCCTCTCGCACGGCGCGTTCTTCGGCGTCGGCTCGGTCGTCGCCGCCTCGCTGGTCGCCCCGGCCAAGCAGGCCAGCGCCATCGCCCTGATGTTCACCGGGCTGACCGTGGCCAACGTGCTCGGCGTGCCCGCCGGGACCGCGCTCGGCCAGGCCTTCGGCTGGCGCTCGACGTTCTGGGTGGTCAGCGCGCTCGGGGTGATCGGCGCGATCGGCATCCTCGCCCTCGTCCCGCACCAGGAACCGCACCCGGACGCGGGCCTGCGCGGCGAGCTCGCCGTGTTCCGCCGCCCGCAGGTGTGGCTCGCGCTGGCCATGACCGCGCTCGGCTTCGCCGGGGTGTTCGCGTCCTTCACCTACATCGCGCCGATGATGACCGAAGTCGCCGGTTTCTCCGGCGGCGCCGTCACCTGGCTGCTCGTGCTGTTCGGCGCCGGGCTGTTCGCCGGCAACCTGCTCGGCGGCAAGGCCGCGGACCGCAAGCTGATGCCCAGCCTGTACGTCATCCTCGCCGCGCTGGCGCTGGTGCTCGTCGCCTTCGTCTTCACCGCGCACGCGAAAGTGCCGGCGGCGATCACGATCGCGTTGTTCGGCGCGGCCGGGTTCGCGACGGTCCCGCCGCTGCAGGCCCGCGTGATGGCCAAGGCCGAAGGCGCCCCGGCGCTGGCCTCGGCGGCGAACATCGCCGCGTTCAACCTCGGCAACGCCGGCGGCGCGTGGCTCGGCGGCCAGGCCATCGGCGCCGGCCTCGGCTACACCGCCCCCAACTGGATAGGCGCGGTGCTCGCCGCGGCCGGCCTCGCCGTCGCGCTCGTCTCCGGCCTGCTCGACCGCAAGGCCCCGGCTAGTTTCGAAGCCGGGGAACGGGTACCCGCCCGATGA